The nucleotide window GGGGTTTCTCGCAGAGGTTGGTGTTGAGGAGGTTAGGATGAGGCTTTTGGAGATTTTGAGGGAGGCTACGGATGAGGCTTGGGCGAGGGCTGTGTGGGCTGCTGTGGATCTTGCTAGAGAGCTTATTAAGGCTGGGAGGAAAAAGCTAGCTATCCTGGCTGACGATGTATTCCAGGCTATAGGCTTGGGTAAAGCCTCTATCTATGTAAAGGGATTGTTAGGATTAATCGAGTATCCCCCTAGAAGCTATGATAGGATCGTCGCGGTTGTTGCTACTAGTGAGGGTGTTTCTAGGAGGGAGATTGGTAGGCATAGATGGGGCGATCTAATGCCCATGTGGAACATGCCTAAAGAAGGTTTTAAACAACTATATGACCAGCTTCCAGGAGATAAGCCGGGCTTCGAAGAAGTCTGGAGAATCACAGGTGGGAATCCAAAGCTATTAGCAGAACTTTATAAAGCAGGTTGGAACTCGGAGAGCATAGTGAAGAGACTGGCCAAGCAAAAGGAAATCACACCTGACTTTGTCAAAGAATATCGGGGATGGCTTGAAAAGGCTGTGGAGGATCCCGACGTGCTCTGGAGCCCTGATGCCCCTAGAAAGCTTATAGATGAGCTCATATCGAGAAACCTGGTGATCTATAACCTATATGAAAGGGATTGGGAGTTCTGGGTGGATAAGCCGCCTCCCGAGAGAGACCCCCAGCTCGGCATAGGGAAGCATGTTGCATGGCAAACCCCACTACATAGAGAGGCTATTAGAAAAGCGTTGGAGGAACATATATGAGGAGGATAAGGCTTAGCTTCACACCCGATATAGAGGTTTATTTTGTAGATAGGGAGCAGGCTTTGAAAAGGGTTGAGAAATGGGCTGAGAAGGGAACTAGATTTGTACAAATGGTATATGGTCCTGAGGGCTGTGGGAAGACGGCTTGGCTTCGGCAGTCTGTGGAGATTTTGAGGGGGATGGGTTTCGATGTTATCTATATAAATCCCCT belongs to Sulfolobales archaeon and includes:
- a CDS encoding ATP-binding protein, coding for MGIKLSFAPDVEVDFVDREHALEKIRSWAIEGMVKVQVVYGPEGCGKTAWLRQSVEILRGMGFDVIYINPLEKGFLAEVGVEEVRMRLLEILREATDEAWARAVWAAVDLARELIKAGRKKLAILADDVFQAIGLGKASIYVKGLLGLIEYPPRSYDRIVAVVATSEGVSRREIGRHRWGDLMPMWNMPKEGFKQLYDQLPGDKPGFEEVWRITGGNPKLLAELYKAGWNSESIVKRLAKQKEITPDFVKEYRGWLEKAVEDPDVLWSPDAPRKLIDELISRNLVIYNLYERDWEFWVDKPPPERDPQLGIGKHVAWQTPLHREAIRKALEEHI